A window of Etheostoma spectabile isolate EspeVRDwgs_2016 chromosome 18, UIUC_Espe_1.0, whole genome shotgun sequence contains these coding sequences:
- the batf gene encoding basic leucine zipper transcriptional factor ATF-like — MAQGSDSNDTSYKSPSPGSRPSSSDDAKKVMRREKNRIAAQKSRMRQTQKADNLHLESENLEKENAALRKEVKQLTEEAKYLSSVLSSHEPLCTGLATQTPELIYPPHHGSYHHQHITVPHYQH, encoded by the exons ATGGCTCAGGGCTCTGACAGCAATGACACAAGTTACAAGTCCCCATCACCTGGAAGCAGGCCG AGCTCCTCAGATGATGCAAAGAAGGTGATGCGGAGAGAGAAGAACCGGATTGCGGCTCAGAAGAGCAGGATGAGGCAAACTCAGAAAGCTGACAACCTGCACTTG GAGAGTGAGAACCTGGAGAAGGAGAACGCTGCCCTGAGGAAGGAGGTGAAGCAGCTGACAGAGGAGGCCAAGTATCTGTCCTCTGTGCTGAGCAGCCACGAACCTCTGTGCACCGGCCTGGCTACTCAGACCCCCGAGCTCATCTACCCTCCCCATCACGGCAGCTACCACCACCAGCACATCACTGTACCACACTACCAGCACTGA